GTGGCACCGCCTGTCGGCCGTGGTGGCCCGCCTGACCCGCGCGCCTGTGTTGATCGGCTTTGCCACCAACGAGCGTGCGCGCCTGTTCACCCACCCAATAGCGTATTCCCAGGACTATTATGAGATCGACAGCTTTTTTAGGCTGCTCGCGCCGTTGGGCATCGAGCAACGCGAGGTTTCTTTCCCTTTTCTCGCCATTCCCCGCGAGGCGGCGGAACGGGGGGGCGCGCTTCTTAGAGAGATCAAAGGGAAAACCTTTGTGACGATCTTTCCCGGTGCCAGCATCCCGGAACGGCGCTGGGGGGCGGAGAGGTTCGGGAAAGTGGCTGAGATGCTGGCTGCCCTGGGGGTAGCGGTTGTCGTGGTGGGGGGCAAGGAGGACGAAGGGCAGGGGGAGATGATCGTTGCCGGTGGGACGGGGGTAAACCTGGCGGGCCGGACTTCGTTGTCCGAGACCGCGGCGGTGATTCGGAAAAGCGCCCTGCTGGTGAGCGGCGATTCCGGCGTGCTGCACATTGCCGTGGGATTAGGGGTGCCGACCGTGTCGCTGTTCGGGCCGGGAAGGGCGAAAAAATGGGCGCCGCGGGGGGATCGCCATCTGGTGATCGACAAGGGGTTGCCCTGTTCGCCCTGCACGACCTTCGGCACCACGCCTCCGTGCCCTATCGCTGCCCGGTGCATGAACGACATTACGGCCGATGAGGTCTGCACCGCCGTAACCGTTCTGCTGACTGCCACGGGAGTGCTTCCTTCCTGCTGCGGCAAGAACGAGTGGAGCGAATCCTAAGCCGTGATGGGAGCCGGTTCGCACAGGTTCTCGGCGCAGTTGGCCTCGGCGCCGCAGGTGAAGCAGTAGAATTTGGGATCGGTGGTGATGCGCGCGATCTCCTCGGTTTTCCCGTTGCTTCTGAGCATGCACATGTGGCTGTGGGTGGTTGCGCCGCAACGGCAGGTTGCTGTCGTCATGTTTTCCTCCTTTATTGAGATAGTGACTCCGGTTTTATATACCAACTTCATCATACGGGCAAGCATCGGACTTTGTCGCCGGTCCGGCGAGCGTTTTTTTATTCGCAGACCGTCGGCAAATATGGTACATTTTTTCGGTTAATACCTTTTGTCCCTGAGGAGAATCGCCGAGATGCCATTCAAGCCCACATCCCTTCTCGTGACCGGTGGCGCCGGTTTCATCGGTTCCAACTTCATCCATTCCTTCATTGCCGCCAACCCCGACTGCGATGTGACCAACCTGGATTGCCTGACCTATGCGGGCAACCTGAAGAACCTGACCGCAGTGGAGAACAATCCCCGCTACCGTTTCATCAAGGGGGACATCTGCGATGCCTCCCTGGTGGCGACCATCTTGAAGGAGCGGGCGGTCGATGCGGTAGTTCATTTTGCCGCAGAATCCCATGTGGACCGCTCCATTACCGGTCCCGAGATCTTCGTGCGCACCAATGTGCTGGGAACGCAGATCCTGCTGGAGGAGAGCCGCCGGCACTGGCAGTCCGGGGCGGTGCCTGACTTCCGCTATCTCCAGATATCGACGGACGAGGTCTACGGCTCCCTGGGGGACGCCGGTTATTTTACCGAACAGACCCCTTTGGCCGCCAACTCTCCCTATTCGGCCAGCAAGGCCGGCGCGGATCTGCTGGTGCGGGCCTATCACGAAACCTACGGCATGCCGACCCTCAATACCCGTTGTTCCAATAATTACGGCCCTTACCACTTCCCCGAGAAACTGATCCCGCTCATGATCCACAATATCATCACTAAAAAACCGCTGCCGGTCTACGGCGACGGTCTCAACGTGCGTGACTGGCTGCATGTGCGCGATCACGGCGCGGCGGTGGAGACGGTTCTGAAACATGCCGCCCCCGGCTCGGTTTACAACATCGGCGGCAACAACGAGTGGAAGAACATCGATATCGTCCACCTGGTCTGCGACCTGCTGGATGCGCGGCTGGGCCGTTCCGCCGGCGAGAATCGCAGCCTGATCGCCTTTGTCAAGGATCGTCCCGGCCATGACCGTCGCTATGCCATTGACGCCTCAAAGCTGAAGCGCGATTTGGGCTGGGGGCCTGCCTACACCTTCGAGCAGGGCATCGCCGAGACCATCGACTGGTACCTGGCCAATCAGGAGTGGGTGGCCGAGGTCACCTCCGGCGCGTACCGCGAATACTACACGCAGCAGTACGGGGGCAAACAATGATTCTGGTTGTCGGAGCCAACGGCATGCTGGGCCGGGATTTGATGACCCTGCTCGGCGATAGGGGGCGGGGGGTGGATATCGACGGGATCGACATCACCTCCCTGGAGTCCGTGGAACGCGTTCTCACGGCGGTGCGTCCGGCGGTGGTGATCAATTGCGCCGCATACACCGACGTGGACGGTTGCGAGAGCAATCAGGAAACCGCCATGCAGGTCAATGGGGAAGGGGTGGGCCATCTGGCCATGGCGAGCCGCACGATCGGAGCGCGTCTGGTCCAGATCAGTAGCGATTACGTCTTCGACGGCAGCAAGGGCACACCCTACCGGGAAGACGACGCCCCCAACCCCCTCAGCGTCTATGGCGAGTCCAAGCTGGCCGGCGAGATGAACGCGGCCGTCAACCCCGATCACCTGATCGTGCGCACTCAATGGCTCTACGGCCTCCACGGCAAGAACTTCGTCGAAACCATGCTGCGCTTAGGCTCGGAACGGGATGAACTCTCGGTGGTGGACGACCAGATCGGCTCGCCCACCTGGACCGTGGACCTGGCCCACGCCGTTGTGGCTCTGTTGGAAAAGGGGTGCCGGGGCGTGTACCATGCCGCCAACGAGGGGTACTGTTCGTGGAACGATTTTGCCCGCGCCATCTTTCAGGAGGCGGGTATGACGGTAAAGGTCACCGCCATGACCACCGAGCAGTTGAACCGTCCGGCGAGGCGTCCGCTCTATTCAACGCTGGAGTGCGGCAAGCTGGCCCATGACGGCGGCTATCGGCTGCAGCCGTGGCGGGATGCGCTGCGGTCGTATTTGAAATTGAGAAAATAACAGCCAGGGTAAGGGAGAGGATATGGAACGGGGAGAGCGCCCTTGGGGTTCATACGTCGTGCTGGACGAGAACACCAGCTACAAGATCAAGCGCATCGAGGTCAAGCCGGGACAACGTTTGTCGTTGCAGAAACACCACCACCGCAGCGAACATTGGATCGTCGTGTCCGGCATTGCCAAGGTCACCTGTGGCGATGATGTGCTTTTCATCAATGTCAACGAATCCACCTTTATCCCGATCGGAAAGAATCACCGCCTGGAAAATCCGGGGAAGATTCCCTTGGTAGTCATCGAGGTGCAGAGCGGCGAGTATCTCGGCGAAGACGATATCGTCCGTTTCGATGATGATTACAATCGCTGCACCCTGCCCGATGCATCTTAAAGCTCTGCTGCGGTTATGTATGTCTAACTATACGAAATATATTGCTGCCATCGTTTTGTTGCTGGTGCTGCCGGCCTGCGCCACCACCTCCACGACGGTTGTGGACGAGGAGGTGGTCACCAACAAGCAACCGATGGCAACCTATAAATCCCTGGTCATCCGCAACTTTGAACTGAATCGCGAATTGTACACCAGCGTCCCGGAAGGGCGCATGGGCGAGCGCGAACGGCGCTACGCCCAAATGCCGGCGGAATTTGCCGAGCAGATAGAACGTTACGTCCGCTCACGGCATACCTATCAGGACGTGGCTCGCGACGGTCAGGTAACCGGGACGACGCTGGTGCTGAAGGGACGTTTTACCAGGATCGGGCGCTTCCGCATATCCATCACGGCAACACTGTACGATGGCGCAACCGGCCAGGAGGTCGCCTATTTCCGCCAAACCCTGTGGGATGTCTTCGACACCAGCGAGACTCTCAGCAGCCTGGCCCGGGAAGTGGCCGACTTCATAGACCGCATTCAATACAAGTAAGGAGGGGGCTCTTCGTGTACATCGTGATCCTTGCCGGAGGTTCCGGCACCCGTTTCTGGCCCCTGTCCCGGGCTGCGCGTCCCAAACAGCTCATCTCCCTCACCGGGGACAGGACCATGCTCCAGCGGACGGTGGAACGGGTGCTGCCGCTCCTTCCCAAACGCATCCTGGTGATCACCAACCAGATTCAGGCCGAAGAGACCGAACTGCAACTCTCCCGGTACCGGGATGTGCCCATCGATGTCATCGCCGAGCCGTCTGCACGGAATACCGCCCCGGCCATCGGGCTGGCCGCCGCCATCATTGCCGCCCATGACCCGACCGGGATCATGGCGGTTTTGCCTGCGGACCACTTCATCAAGGACGAGGAGTGCCTCCGGGCAACCCTGGTCCACGCCGGCCATGCGGCGCGCAACGGTTACCTGGTGACCCTGGGTATCATGCCGTCCCGCCCCGAGACCGGCTACGGCTATATCGAGGCCGATCTGGAACTGCGCGGCGACGGACCGTTCCCGGTGCGCCGCTTCGTGGAAAAACCGCCCCTTGCACAGGCGATCCGCTATCTGGAAGAGGGAAATTTTTTTTGGAACAGCGGGATGTTCATCTGGCGCTGCGATACGATACTGAGTGAAATTGCCTTTTATCTGCCCGGCTTGGGGAGGGCCTTGTCGGGAATCTCGTTTACCAGCGATGTGTGGGAACTCTCCGACCTGGCAGCGCAGATCAGGGCGATGTACGACTCGATTGAAGGTGTTTCCATAGATTATGCCGTTATGGAAAAGTCCTCCAAGGTGCAGGTTGTGCCGGTCGAAATGGGGTGGAGCGATGTGGGGAGCTGGAGCGCGCTGCCCGAGGTGGTTACCCCGGATACCTCCGGTACGGTGTGCATCAATGCCGCCGGTCATGTGGCGATCGATTCGTCCGATTGCCTGATCTATGTCGATGGCAAGGTCGTGGCCACGGTCGGGGTCAAGGGGCTGGTGGTGGTTTCAACCCCCGATGCCCTGTTGGTGTGTGACCGCCAGCGGGCTCAGGACGTGAAAAAGGTCGTCGAGCAACTGGCGGAGCGCGGACTTACTTCCTGTCTGTAGGAGGGCGGTTCATGACAGACGAACATTCGGTTCTTTCCGTGACCCGGTTTGCCCCTGCCGGACGGGCTTCCAACGAGGTTATGGCGGAACAGCGGCGCGCCGTTCTCGGTGAAGGGATTGTGGATGCCCTCATCCAGGCCATGCCGGGCTACGCGATGCTGGTGAACGAACAGCGGCAGGTCGTGGCTTTGAACCGTAACGTGCTCAAGCTTATCGGGACTGCCGACGATACGGTGCTGGTAGGCAAGCGCCTCGGCGAAGCGCTTAACTGTGCCCATGCCGGCGATTTTCCCGGCGGGTGCGGTACTGGGGACTATTGTTCCGTATGCGGCGTTGTGCTCGCCCTTTTAAACAGCCAGGAGAGCGGCGGGCAGATCGTACGGGAGTGCCTGGTCACCTTGCAGGGTCACCAGACCCTTGCCCTCGATATGCAGGCAACGGCAACGCCACTGCAGATCCATGACCAGAAGTTCACCGTCGTGGTGCTCCAGGATATCAGCAGCGAAAAGCGTCGTCAGGTCTTGGAGCGCCTTTTTTTCCACGACGTCATCAATACGACCGGTGGCATTCACGGTTTGGCCTCCCTCCTGGCGGAACAGGAGGATGTGCCGGAGCGCGTGCGGACTGAGTATGTCGCCTGGCTTGTGGCACTATCGGAAAATCTGCTGGACGAGATTCGGGGACAGCGCAACCTGTTGGAAGCGGAACAGGGGGAGTTTGTACCGGAAGTCTCCCCGGTGAGCATCCGGGCGGTACTGCAGGAAACCACCCGGCTGTTCGACTACCACGACAAAACGCCCGGCAGGAGCCTGGTGCTGAAGGACGGGCCCGATTGCACCGTTGCCACCGACGCGGCCATCCTGCGGCGGATCATCGGCAACATGACGCTGAATGCCCTTGAGGCAACGCCGGTGGGAGGCGTGGTGACCCTTTCGGCGGTTACGGACGGCGCCTGGGTAACCATTGATGTGCACAACCGGGGTGTCATCCCGCCGGAGGTGCAGTTGCAACTGTTCAAGCGCTCCTTCAGCACAAAATCGTTGTCGGGCCGCGGTATCGGCACGTACAGCATGAAGCTGTTCGGAGAACGCTATCTCAGGGGCAGGGTTTCCTTCACAAGCTGTCAGGACGAAGGGACGACCTTTACGTTTGCCCTGCCCCTTGGTTAGAGCCCGGTGCGGTTCATGGGGAAGGTGAACCGGCCGCATTGTTTTCCATCTTTTTTTGTCACATTTGTCAACCCATGCGCTTGCATCGGTTGACTATTCGGGGGTGCTGTGGAAATCTCCATTCAGCAAGAATTGGAACAGATCCGGGAGCGGGGATTGTACCGCACGACGCATCTCATCCAGGGACGCCAATCGGCGTGGGTGGAGATGGACGGTAAAAAGCTGCTGCTGCTCTGCTCCAACAACTATCTGGGGCTTGCCGACCATCCGTCCTTGATCGCGGCCGCGGCCGACGCAGCGGAACGGTTCGGCGTGTCGAGCGGCGCCTCGCGGCTCGTGTCCGGCACCATGGAACTGCATGAGCGCCTGGAGGCCGCGGTTGCCCGCTTCAAGCAGACCGAGGCTGCGCTGCTCTTCAACAGCGGCTATGCCGCAAATACCGGCATCATTTCGGCTTTGGTCGGGCGCGGCGACACCATCTTTTCCGACCGGCTCAACCATGCCAGCATCATTGACGGCGCGCTTTTGTCCGGTGCCCGGTTGGTGCGCTACCCCCATAACGACCACAACGCCCTGGCCCGGTTGCTGGAAAAACAGCGCGGTTCAGGACGCGCCCTGATCGTTACGGACGGCGTCTTCAGCATGGATGGCGATATTGCCCCCCTCAGGGAACTGGCCGGGCTCAAGGCCGCCCACGGGGCGCTCCTGATGGTGGATGACGCCCACGGCGGCGGGGTCCTCGGCGAGCAGGGGAGGGGGACCGCCGAGATGCTGGGCGTCACGGAGGGGGTGGATGTCCTCATGGGGACCTTCGGCAAGGCCCTGGGGAGCTACGGCGCCTATGCCGCGGTTTCGCAGGAGTTGCGGGAGCTGTTGCTCAATCGGGCCCGCAGCTTTATCTTTTCCACCTCCCTGCCGCCGTCGGTGCTGGCGGCGTCTCTTGCGGCCATCGAATTGGTGCAGTCGCCGGAAGGGGCGAACCGGCGGGATCAGCTCCGCCGCAAGAGCGACCTGTTCAGAAACAGCATGCGTTCGGCCGGGTTCAATCTCCCCGACGGCACAACTCAGATCGTACCACTTGTGACCGGGCAGGCCGACACCACCATGAGGTTTTCCGAGATGCTGTTGGATGAAGGGGTGTATGTTCAGGGGATACGCCCCCCCACCGTACCTGCCGGTGCTTGTCGGCTCCGTTTTACCCTCATGGCGACCCATGGCAGCGACGACCTGATCTGGGCTGCGGAGCGGATCATTGCGGTCGGCCGGCGTTTGGGGGTTATCTGATGCCGTGGTATGAAGGTTGTGGCGGTGACCGCCTCTGGTATCGGGAGCAGGGGCAGGGACCTGCCCTGGTACTGATCCATGGCTGGTGCATGTCCTCTGCCATATGGCGCTTCCAGCTCGACCGGCTCTCTGCCGGTTTCCGCGTGATCGCCCCGGACCTGCGCGGTCACGGGGATTCCCCGCACGGCTCCGCCGGATGCCGCCGTGAGACCTACGTTGCCGACCTTGCGGCGCTTTTCCGCCATCTCGACCTGCATGGCGCCATCCTGGCGGGCTGGTCCCTGGGCACCCAGG
The genomic region above belongs to Oryzomonas sagensis and contains:
- a CDS encoding glycosyltransferase family 9 protein, which codes for MIPTISAIKTAYPDATIDVLAEKRNSAIFRLSPQIRRVFHYDRPAELFRTLRTTYDVVIDTEQWHRLSAVVARLTRAPVLIGFATNERARLFTHPIAYSQDYYEIDSFFRLLAPLGIEQREVSFPFLAIPREAAERGGALLREIKGKTFVTIFPGASIPERRWGAERFGKVAEMLAALGVAVVVVGGKEDEGQGEMIVAGGTGVNLAGRTSLSETAAVIRKSALLVSGDSGVLHIAVGLGVPTVSLFGPGRAKKWAPRGDRHLVIDKGLPCSPCTTFGTTPPCPIAARCMNDITADEVCTAVTVLLTATGVLPSCCGKNEWSES
- the rfbB gene encoding dTDP-glucose 4,6-dehydratase; its protein translation is MPFKPTSLLVTGGAGFIGSNFIHSFIAANPDCDVTNLDCLTYAGNLKNLTAVENNPRYRFIKGDICDASLVATILKERAVDAVVHFAAESHVDRSITGPEIFVRTNVLGTQILLEESRRHWQSGAVPDFRYLQISTDEVYGSLGDAGYFTEQTPLAANSPYSASKAGADLLVRAYHETYGMPTLNTRCSNNYGPYHFPEKLIPLMIHNIITKKPLPVYGDGLNVRDWLHVRDHGAAVETVLKHAAPGSVYNIGGNNEWKNIDIVHLVCDLLDARLGRSAGENRSLIAFVKDRPGHDRRYAIDASKLKRDLGWGPAYTFEQGIAETIDWYLANQEWVAEVTSGAYREYYTQQYGGKQ
- the rfbD gene encoding dTDP-4-dehydrorhamnose reductase; this encodes MILVVGANGMLGRDLMTLLGDRGRGVDIDGIDITSLESVERVLTAVRPAVVINCAAYTDVDGCESNQETAMQVNGEGVGHLAMASRTIGARLVQISSDYVFDGSKGTPYREDDAPNPLSVYGESKLAGEMNAAVNPDHLIVRTQWLYGLHGKNFVETMLRLGSERDELSVVDDQIGSPTWTVDLAHAVVALLEKGCRGVYHAANEGYCSWNDFARAIFQEAGMTVKVTAMTTEQLNRPARRPLYSTLECGKLAHDGGYRLQPWRDALRSYLKLRK
- a CDS encoding phosphomannose isomerase type II C-terminal cupin domain, with product MERGERPWGSYVVLDENTSYKIKRIEVKPGQRLSLQKHHHRSEHWIVVSGIAKVTCGDDVLFINVNESTFIPIGKNHRLENPGKIPLVVIEVQSGEYLGEDDIVRFDDDYNRCTLPDAS
- a CDS encoding mannose-1-phosphate guanylyltransferase, translating into MYIVILAGGSGTRFWPLSRAARPKQLISLTGDRTMLQRTVERVLPLLPKRILVITNQIQAEETELQLSRYRDVPIDVIAEPSARNTAPAIGLAAAIIAAHDPTGIMAVLPADHFIKDEECLRATLVHAGHAARNGYLVTLGIMPSRPETGYGYIEADLELRGDGPFPVRRFVEKPPLAQAIRYLEEGNFFWNSGMFIWRCDTILSEIAFYLPGLGRALSGISFTSDVWELSDLAAQIRAMYDSIEGVSIDYAVMEKSSKVQVVPVEMGWSDVGSWSALPEVVTPDTSGTVCINAAGHVAIDSSDCLIYVDGKVVATVGVKGLVVVSTPDALLVCDRQRAQDVKKVVEQLAERGLTSCL
- a CDS encoding sensor histidine kinase, which produces MTDEHSVLSVTRFAPAGRASNEVMAEQRRAVLGEGIVDALIQAMPGYAMLVNEQRQVVALNRNVLKLIGTADDTVLVGKRLGEALNCAHAGDFPGGCGTGDYCSVCGVVLALLNSQESGGQIVRECLVTLQGHQTLALDMQATATPLQIHDQKFTVVVLQDISSEKRRQVLERLFFHDVINTTGGIHGLASLLAEQEDVPERVRTEYVAWLVALSENLLDEIRGQRNLLEAEQGEFVPEVSPVSIRAVLQETTRLFDYHDKTPGRSLVLKDGPDCTVATDAAILRRIIGNMTLNALEATPVGGVVTLSAVTDGAWVTIDVHNRGVIPPEVQLQLFKRSFSTKSLSGRGIGTYSMKLFGERYLRGRVSFTSCQDEGTTFTFALPLG
- the bioF gene encoding 8-amino-7-oxononanoate synthase, giving the protein MEISIQQELEQIRERGLYRTTHLIQGRQSAWVEMDGKKLLLLCSNNYLGLADHPSLIAAAADAAERFGVSSGASRLVSGTMELHERLEAAVARFKQTEAALLFNSGYAANTGIISALVGRGDTIFSDRLNHASIIDGALLSGARLVRYPHNDHNALARLLEKQRGSGRALIVTDGVFSMDGDIAPLRELAGLKAAHGALLMVDDAHGGGVLGEQGRGTAEMLGVTEGVDVLMGTFGKALGSYGAYAAVSQELRELLLNRARSFIFSTSLPPSVLAASLAAIELVQSPEGANRRDQLRRKSDLFRNSMRSAGFNLPDGTTQIVPLVTGQADTTMRFSEMLLDEGVYVQGIRPPTVPAGACRLRFTLMATHGSDDLIWAAERIIAVGRRLGVI